One window of the Shimwellia blattae DSM 4481 = NBRC 105725 genome contains the following:
- a CDS encoding LysR family transcriptional regulator, whose protein sequence is MDSKWLEDFLCLSQFGSFSQAAQARHITQPALSRRIKTLETSLGVPLFDRTTTPITLTRFGEHFEPYARRVLTTLAEACSELEMLSPAMDNTIVMVSLHTLSINVLPDIISYLCRQEQTLHFKVNASVQGVDNHFEALLNRQIDLLVTYDSADAHPAAEIAGQLQSMVWRYERFIPVISSRLYQPQMAVDAPIPWLSYSDYTFVQRIVAPAEARLRKQLCKVFESGLSESIREMVLRDLGLAWLPESSVAEHLASGELMQFCPQTPGLVCDIPITIWSHRKSHRPVLRHCWQLLSRE, encoded by the coding sequence ATGGACAGTAAGTGGCTGGAAGATTTTCTATGTCTCAGTCAGTTCGGGAGTTTTTCACAGGCGGCCCAGGCGCGCCATATCACCCAGCCCGCCCTGAGCCGGCGGATAAAAACGCTGGAAACCTCGCTGGGGGTGCCGCTGTTTGATCGCACCACCACACCGATAACGCTGACCCGCTTTGGTGAGCATTTTGAGCCTTATGCCCGGCGTGTACTGACAACGCTTGCCGAGGCATGCAGTGAGCTGGAGATGCTCTCCCCGGCGATGGATAACACCATTGTGATGGTCAGCCTGCATACCCTGTCTATCAACGTGCTGCCCGACATTATCAGTTATTTGTGCCGGCAAGAGCAGACGCTGCATTTTAAGGTGAATGCCTCTGTTCAGGGGGTGGATAACCATTTTGAAGCGCTACTCAACCGTCAGATAGACCTGCTGGTGACCTATGATTCGGCGGATGCGCACCCGGCAGCGGAGATTGCCGGGCAGCTGCAAAGTATGGTGTGGCGCTATGAGCGGTTTATTCCGGTTATCTCCTCCCGGCTGTATCAGCCGCAGATGGCGGTGGACGCCCCCATTCCCTGGCTGAGCTACAGTGACTATACCTTCGTGCAGCGCATTGTGGCGCCCGCAGAGGCGCGGCTGCGTAAACAGCTCTGTAAAGTCTTTGAAAGCGGGCTGAGCGAGAGTATCCGTGAAATGGTGCTGCGCGATCTTGGCCTGGCCTGGCTGCCGGAGTCGTCCGTGGCGGAGCATCTGGCCAGTGGCGAACTGATGCAGTTTTGCCCGCAGACGCCCGGCCTGGTCTGCGATATTCCGATCACTATCTGGAGCCACCGTAAGAGCCACCGGCCGGTTTTGCGCCACTGCTGGCAACTTTTATCCAGAGAGTAA
- the nusA gene encoding transcription termination factor NusA, producing the protein MNKEILAVVEAVSNEKAVPREKIFEALETALATATKKKYEQEIDVRVAIDRKSGDFDTFRRWLVVEEVTQPTREITLDAAQFEDPSLNVGDYVEDQIESVTFDRITTQTAKQVIVQKVREAERAMVVDQFREHEGEIITGVVKKVNRDNITLDLGSNAEAVILREDMLPRENFRPGDRIRGVLYAVRPEARGAQLFVTRSKPEMLIELFRIEVPEIGEEVIEIKAAARDPGSRAKIAVKTNDKRIDPVGACVGMRGARVQAVSTELGGERIDIVLWDDNPAQFVINAMAPADVASIVVDEDKHTMDIAVEAGNLAQAIGRNGQNVRLASQLSGWELNVMTVDDLQAKHQAEAHAAIETFTKHLGIDEEFASVLVEEGFSTLEELAYVPMNELLEVDGLDEPTVEALRERAKNALTTLALAEEESLGDNKPQDDLLNLEGMDRPLALKLAARGVCSLEDLAEQGVDDLSDIEGLSSEKAAELIMAARNICWFSDEA; encoded by the coding sequence ATGAACAAAGAAATTTTGGCTGTTGTTGAAGCTGTTTCGAATGAAAAAGCAGTCCCGCGCGAGAAGATTTTTGAAGCGCTGGAAACGGCTCTGGCAACGGCAACCAAGAAAAAATATGAGCAGGAAATCGATGTCCGCGTGGCCATCGATCGTAAAAGCGGTGATTTCGACACCTTCCGTCGTTGGTTAGTGGTTGAAGAAGTGACCCAGCCAACCCGTGAAATCACCCTCGATGCGGCACAGTTTGAAGATCCGTCGCTGAATGTAGGCGACTACGTTGAAGATCAGATCGAATCTGTGACTTTTGACCGTATCACCACCCAGACGGCAAAACAGGTTATCGTACAGAAAGTACGTGAAGCCGAGCGCGCCATGGTGGTTGATCAGTTCCGCGAACACGAAGGTGAGATAATCACTGGTGTGGTGAAAAAAGTTAACCGCGACAATATCACCCTTGATCTGGGGAGCAACGCTGAAGCCGTTATTCTGCGTGAAGATATGCTGCCGCGTGAAAACTTCCGCCCGGGCGACCGTATTCGCGGCGTGCTGTATGCCGTGCGTCCGGAGGCTCGCGGTGCTCAGCTGTTTGTGACCCGCTCCAAACCTGAGATGCTGATCGAGCTGTTCCGCATTGAAGTGCCGGAAATTGGCGAAGAAGTGATTGAAATTAAAGCCGCGGCCCGCGATCCGGGTTCCCGCGCTAAAATCGCCGTGAAAACCAACGACAAACGCATCGACCCGGTGGGTGCCTGTGTTGGGATGCGCGGCGCCCGTGTGCAGGCCGTCTCTACCGAGCTGGGTGGCGAGCGTATTGATATCGTACTGTGGGATGATAATCCTGCCCAGTTCGTTATCAACGCCATGGCACCGGCAGACGTTGCCTCTATCGTGGTTGATGAAGATAAACACACCATGGATATCGCTGTTGAAGCCGGCAACCTGGCTCAGGCGATTGGTCGTAATGGTCAGAACGTGCGTCTGGCCTCTCAGCTGAGCGGTTGGGAACTCAACGTGATGACCGTTGATGACCTGCAGGCGAAGCATCAGGCGGAAGCCCACGCAGCGATTGAAACCTTTACTAAACACCTGGGCATTGATGAAGAGTTCGCCTCTGTCCTGGTAGAAGAAGGTTTCTCCACACTTGAAGAACTGGCCTACGTGCCGATGAACGAGCTGCTGGAAGTGGACGGCCTTGATGAGCCAACCGTTGAAGCGTTACGCGAGCGCGCGAAAAATGCGCTCACCACGCTGGCATTAGCCGAAGAAGAGAGCCTCGGTGATAACAAACCGCAGGACGATCTGCTGAACCTCGAAGGTATGGATCGCCCGCTGGCCCTTAAACTGGCTGCCCGTGGTGTATGCTCACTGGAAGATCTCGCCGAACAGGGCGTAGATGATCTGTCTGATATTGAAGGGCTTTCCTCTGAGAAAGCGGCCGAATTGATTATGGCTGCCCGTAATATCTGCTGGTTCAGTGACGAGGCGTAA
- the rimP gene encoding ribosome maturation factor RimP, producing MSTLEQKLTEMITAPVEALGFELVGIEFVRGRTSTLRIYIDSEDGITVDDCADVSHQVSAVMDVEDPITVAYNLEVSSPGLDRPLFTAEHYIRFLGEEVTLVLRMAVQNRRKWQGIIKAVDGEMITVTVEGKDEVFALSNIQKANLVPHF from the coding sequence TTGTCCACGTTAGAACAAAAGTTAACAGAGATGATTACGGCGCCAGTCGAAGCACTGGGGTTTGAGCTTGTCGGCATCGAATTCGTTCGGGGTCGCACATCCACGCTGCGCATCTATATTGATAGTGAAGATGGCATCACTGTTGATGATTGTGCTGATGTCAGCCACCAGGTGAGTGCGGTGATGGATGTTGAAGATCCGATTACCGTGGCTTACAACCTGGAAGTCTCCTCACCTGGCCTCGATCGCCCCCTGTTTACTGCAGAGCATTACATCCGTTTTCTGGGTGAGGAAGTGACCCTGGTCTTACGTATGGCGGTACAGAACCGTCGTAAATGGCAGGGCATTATCAAGGCCGTAGACGGCGAGATGATTACGGTCACGGTCGAAGGCAAAGATGAAGTGTTCGCGCTGAGCAACATCCAGAAAGCGAACCTGGTTCCCCACTTTTAA
- the secG gene encoding preprotein translocase subunit SecG → MYEALLVVFLIVAIALVGLIMLQQGKGADMGASFGAGASATLFGSSGSGNFMTRMTAILATVFFIMSLVLGNLNSNKVSKGSEWENLSQPAQAEKAAQPDAPAKPVSDIPH, encoded by the coding sequence ATGTATGAAGCTCTGTTAGTTGTTTTCCTTATTGTAGCCATCGCCCTTGTGGGTCTGATTATGCTGCAACAGGGTAAAGGCGCTGATATGGGAGCCTCCTTTGGTGCAGGCGCTTCCGCCACGCTGTTCGGTTCAAGTGGTTCCGGTAACTTCATGACCCGTATGACAGCTATCCTGGCGACGGTGTTCTTCATCATGAGCCTGGTTCTGGGGAATCTCAACAGCAACAAAGTCAGCAAAGGAAGCGAGTGGGAAAATCTGAGCCAGCCTGCACAAGCTGAAAAAGCGGCTCAGCCAGACGCACCGGCAAAACCGGTTAGCGATATCCCGCACTAA
- a CDS encoding amidohydrolase family protein, with translation MKGKIALEEHYQSPDFNAAGSHDFTKGDYFENVKERLLNIDLRIQDMDKNGIETYIMSLTQPGIEGLTDAVAAEKMAVKMNDYCAANLIAKHPDRLRAFACVPLQNPKAAAKELERAVKQHGFVGALINGFSNIGNEETAQYLDEPQVEPFWQKVEELGVPVYLHPRIPLVTQRRIYQGYDGLLGSAWGFGVETSTHAVRLILSGLFDRHPNLQIILGHLGEALPFTLPRLEHRLRHQRAETQGSHKLPVTEYLRKNFYLTTSGTFRSQALLDTMLEVGSDRILFSVDSPYEDASELSPWFDAAPISDNDRVKIGRENSRKLFKL, from the coding sequence ATGAAAGGTAAAATTGCACTGGAAGAACACTATCAGTCACCTGATTTTAATGCAGCTGGTTCACATGATTTTACAAAGGGCGACTACTTTGAAAATGTAAAAGAGCGCTTATTAAATATTGATTTGCGTATTCAGGATATGGATAAGAACGGTATTGAAACTTATATCATGTCACTGACTCAGCCGGGTATTGAAGGCCTCACGGATGCCGTTGCCGCTGAAAAAATGGCGGTGAAAATGAATGATTACTGCGCCGCGAACTTAATTGCCAAACACCCTGACCGTTTACGGGCTTTCGCCTGTGTACCACTGCAAAACCCGAAAGCCGCAGCCAAAGAGCTGGAAAGGGCCGTAAAACAGCACGGCTTTGTCGGCGCCCTGATTAACGGCTTTTCTAACATCGGGAATGAGGAAACCGCACAGTACCTTGATGAGCCTCAGGTTGAGCCGTTCTGGCAGAAGGTGGAAGAGCTGGGAGTTCCGGTCTACCTGCACCCGCGTATTCCGCTGGTAACCCAGCGCCGTATTTACCAGGGCTATGACGGGCTGCTGGGCTCTGCATGGGGCTTTGGGGTTGAAACCTCTACCCACGCGGTGCGCCTGATTCTCAGTGGTCTGTTTGACCGCCATCCAAACCTGCAGATTATCCTCGGCCACCTGGGGGAAGCATTACCCTTTACCCTGCCGCGCCTGGAGCACCGTCTGCGCCATCAGCGTGCGGAAACTCAGGGTAGCCATAAGCTCCCGGTTACCGAATACCTGCGTAAGAACTTCTACCTGACCACCAGCGGTACGTTCCGCTCTCAGGCTCTGCTGGATACCATGCTGGAAGTGGGCTCCGACCGGATCCTGTTCTCCGTTGACTCCCCTTATGAGGATGCCAGCGAGCTCAGCCCGTGGTTTGATGCCGCACCGATCAGCGATAATGACAGGGTTAAGATTGGCCGCGAGAACTCACGTAAACTGTTTAAGTTGTGA
- a CDS encoding helix-turn-helix domain-containing protein, with the protein MLTEISLLLLVVGLAQALVLSAFLFLPPQVRLQSNRLLALVLFSVAAGFGELLLYGAGISFRYPGLAYTGTVLSLLQLPALALYCQALMYREFTLRPVHALHLLPFITGVVLFFSVYFPLPGAEQLRILKAQDMPGMPVSLPLALLYHGVFIVWLGYILSRLHTWRRGLCHISSAGSGLQMRWLSVLLAGYIALWLVSIICCLVFYLLRLTDKTAWVLLAAGIAGFVFINTLLVGALRQSSTFAGLTREDAELLASVGTPATTASPAPEAGQLDKLRQLMQSTRPFLDARLSLSQLARLSGCTPHELSSLINNGFGQNFASFISEYRIAFAKELLARPGNTDTILEVMYACGFNSKSVFNTAFKKDTGMTPTEYRRQQKTPGNHE; encoded by the coding sequence ATGCTGACTGAAATATCGCTTCTTCTTCTTGTTGTGGGGCTGGCCCAGGCGCTGGTGCTCTCGGCCTTTCTGTTCTTACCGCCACAGGTCAGGCTGCAAAGTAACCGGCTACTGGCGCTGGTGCTGTTTTCCGTGGCGGCGGGCTTCGGTGAACTGCTGCTTTATGGCGCAGGGATCAGCTTCCGCTACCCGGGGCTGGCCTATACCGGCACGGTGCTTTCGCTACTACAGTTACCGGCCCTTGCGCTCTATTGCCAGGCGCTGATGTACCGGGAATTTACCCTCCGCCCGGTTCACGCGCTGCATCTGCTGCCGTTTATCACCGGCGTGGTGCTCTTTTTCAGCGTTTACTTTCCCTTGCCCGGGGCAGAACAGCTCCGGATCCTGAAAGCCCAGGACATGCCGGGGATGCCGGTTTCCCTGCCGCTGGCGCTGCTCTACCACGGGGTGTTTATTGTCTGGCTGGGCTACATACTGAGCAGGCTGCACACCTGGCGGCGGGGGCTTTGCCATATTTCTTCCGCCGGTAGCGGCTTACAGATGCGCTGGCTCAGTGTTCTGCTGGCGGGCTATATTGCGCTCTGGCTGGTCAGTATCATCTGCTGCCTGGTGTTCTACCTGCTGCGCCTGACAGATAAAACCGCCTGGGTACTGCTGGCCGCCGGGATCGCCGGTTTTGTGTTTATTAATACGCTGCTGGTTGGTGCCCTGCGGCAATCCAGCACCTTCGCAGGGCTGACCCGGGAAGATGCAGAGCTGCTGGCCAGTGTGGGCACTCCCGCCACCACCGCCTCCCCTGCCCCGGAAGCCGGGCAACTGGACAAACTGCGCCAGCTGATGCAAAGCACCCGGCCCTTTCTGGACGCCAGGCTGTCGCTCAGCCAGCTGGCCCGGCTGTCCGGCTGCACCCCTCATGAGCTTTCATCGCTGATCAATAACGGGTTCGGGCAGAATTTCGCCTCGTTTATCAGTGAATACCGCATCGCCTTTGCTAAAGAATTACTGGCCCGGCCCGGGAACACCGACACCATTCTTGAGGTGATGTACGCCTGCGGTTTTAACTCCAAATCGGTATTCAATACCGCCTTTAAAAAAGATACCGGCATGACCCCCACAGAATACCGGCGCCAGCAAAAAACACCGGGAAATCATGAATAA
- the rbfA gene encoding 30S ribosome-binding factor RbfA, protein MAKEFGRPQRVAQEMQKEIAIILQREIKDPRLGLMTTVSGVEVSRDLAYAKVFVTFLNDNDENAVKQGLKALQDASGFIRSLLGKAMRLRIVPELTFFYDNSLVEGMRMSNLVSSVVKHDEERRVNPDDSKED, encoded by the coding sequence ATGGCGAAAGAATTTGGCCGCCCGCAGCGTGTGGCGCAGGAAATGCAGAAGGAAATCGCAATCATCCTGCAGCGTGAAATTAAAGATCCTCGCCTGGGGCTGATGACTACCGTGTCCGGCGTTGAGGTTTCCCGGGATCTGGCCTACGCAAAAGTGTTTGTTACCTTCCTGAACGATAACGACGAAAATGCAGTTAAACAGGGTCTGAAGGCGCTGCAGGATGCCTCCGGGTTTATCCGCTCCCTGCTCGGGAAAGCTATGCGCCTGCGTATTGTGCCGGAGCTGACCTTTTTCTACGACAACTCCCTCGTCGAAGGGATGCGGATGTCAAACCTGGTCAGCAGTGTGGTTAAGCATGACGAAGAGCGCCGTGTAAACCCGGACGACAGCAAGGAGGACTGA
- the argG gene encoding argininosuccinate synthase, which produces MTTILKHLPVGQRIGIAFSGGLDTSAALLWMRKKGAVPYAYTANLGQPDEDDYDAIPRRAMEYGAENARLIDCRKQLVAEGIAAIQCGAFHNTTGGLTYFNTTPLGRAVTGTMLVAAMKEDGVNIWGDGSTYKGNDIERFYRYGLLTNAELKIYKPWLDTDFIDELGGRQEMSEFMIACGFDYKMSVEKAYSTDSNMLGATHEAKDLEFLNSSVKIVNPIMGVKFWDENVKIAAEEVTVRFEQGHPVALNGKTFSDDVELMLEANRIGGRHGLGMSDQIENRIIEAKSRGIYEAPGMALLHIAYERLLTGIHNEDTIEQYHAMGRQLGRLLYQGRWFDSQALMLRDSLQRWVASAITGEVTLELRRGNDYSILNTVSDNLTYQAERLTMEKGDSVFSPDDRIGQLTMRNLDITDTRDKLFNVYAKTGLLSASTATGLPQVEGLESKDK; this is translated from the coding sequence ATGACGACGATTCTGAAGCATCTTCCGGTTGGTCAACGTATTGGCATCGCATTTTCCGGCGGTCTGGATACCAGCGCCGCGCTGCTGTGGATGCGAAAAAAAGGCGCCGTCCCTTATGCATATACGGCGAATCTGGGGCAGCCGGATGAGGACGATTACGACGCAATCCCCCGTCGCGCTATGGAGTACGGCGCAGAAAACGCCCGCCTGATCGACTGCCGCAAACAGCTGGTTGCCGAAGGGATCGCCGCCATTCAGTGTGGTGCATTCCATAACACCACCGGCGGGCTGACCTACTTTAACACCACCCCACTGGGCCGTGCCGTTACCGGCACCATGCTGGTTGCCGCCATGAAAGAAGACGGCGTCAATATCTGGGGTGACGGCAGCACCTATAAAGGCAACGATATCGAGCGTTTCTACCGTTACGGTCTGCTGACCAACGCCGAGCTGAAAATTTACAAACCGTGGCTGGATACGGACTTCATCGACGAGCTGGGCGGCCGCCAGGAAATGTCAGAATTTATGATTGCCTGCGGCTTTGACTACAAAATGTCGGTCGAGAAAGCCTACTCCACAGACTCCAACATGCTGGGCGCCACCCACGAAGCGAAAGATCTGGAGTTCCTGAATTCCAGCGTCAAGATAGTCAACCCCATCATGGGCGTGAAATTCTGGGACGAGAACGTAAAAATTGCCGCGGAAGAAGTCACCGTGCGCTTTGAACAGGGCCACCCGGTCGCGCTGAACGGCAAAACCTTCAGCGACGATGTGGAACTGATGCTGGAAGCTAACCGCATCGGCGGTCGCCACGGTCTGGGCATGAGCGACCAGATTGAAAACCGCATCATCGAAGCCAAAAGCCGTGGTATTTACGAAGCCCCGGGGATGGCGCTGCTGCATATCGCTTACGAGCGTCTGCTGACCGGGATCCATAACGAGGACACCATTGAGCAGTACCACGCTATGGGCCGCCAGCTGGGCCGTCTGCTCTACCAGGGCCGCTGGTTCGACTCCCAGGCGCTGATGCTGCGTGACTCGCTGCAGCGCTGGGTGGCCAGTGCCATTACCGGCGAGGTAACACTGGAGCTGCGCCGTGGTAATGACTACTCCATCCTGAATACCGTGTCTGACAATCTGACCTATCAGGCTGAGCGTCTGACCATGGAAAAAGGCGACTCGGTCTTCTCACCAGACGATCGTATCGGCCAGTTAACCATGCGTAACCTGGACATTACCGATACCCGCGACAAGCTGTTTAACGTCTACGCCAAAACCGGCCTGCTGTCTGCCTCCACCGCAACCGGGCTGCCCCAGGTTGAAGGGCTGGAAAGCAAAGACAAATAA
- a CDS encoding DUF6448 family protein has translation MRKQNKIKTILWAGMFTLAGLAASPAALAHCDSLDGPVITEARSALEKKDVTALLKWVPAGREGDVRAAFSRAQQNRGGDKATREAADQQLFATLVRIHRESEGAPFTGVQPAGHIPAIVTMADSALKTDNVEAVVARVTAHVEQEIRARFASAQRSKQHAGDSVTRGREYVNDYIHYVHFVEEASNLGEAAAPGHHD, from the coding sequence ATGAGAAAGCAAAATAAGATCAAAACCATCCTGTGGGCAGGTATGTTCACTCTTGCCGGGCTGGCCGCCAGCCCGGCGGCGCTCGCCCATTGCGACAGCCTGGACGGGCCGGTGATCACCGAAGCCCGCAGCGCGCTGGAGAAAAAGGACGTCACCGCCCTGCTGAAATGGGTGCCCGCCGGGCGTGAAGGGGATGTCCGCGCGGCATTTTCCCGCGCGCAGCAGAATCGCGGCGGCGATAAGGCTACCCGGGAAGCGGCCGATCAGCAGCTATTTGCCACCCTGGTGCGCATTCACCGTGAATCCGAAGGGGCCCCCTTCACCGGCGTACAACCGGCAGGGCATATTCCCGCGATTGTTACCATGGCGGATAGCGCGCTGAAAACAGACAATGTGGAGGCGGTAGTTGCCCGGGTCACGGCACATGTTGAACAGGAGATCCGCGCGCGCTTTGCCAGCGCACAGCGCAGTAAACAGCATGCCGGTGACTCTGTGACCCGGGGGCGTGAGTACGTTAATGACTATATCCATTACGTGCACTTTGTTGAGGAGGCCAGTAACCTGGGAGAGGCGGCGGCCCCCGGGCATCACGACTGA
- the infB gene encoding translation initiation factor IF-2, protein MTDVTVKSLAAEIQTSVDRLVQQFADAGIQKSVDDSVTAQEKQTLLAHLNREHHSGPDKLTLQRKTRSTLSIPGTGGKSKSVQIEVRKKRTFVKRDPQEAERLAAEEQAKREAEEKAQREAEEAAKRQAQEKAQREAEEKAQREAAEKAKREAAEKNKVSNKQTDEVNQNATSEKARREAEAAELKRKAEEEARRKLEEEARRVAEEARRMAEENSATWTETSDVTEEAGDYHVTTSQHARQAEDDNDREVEGGRGRTRNTKAPRPKKSNKHAESKADREEARAAVRGGKGGKRKGSALQQGFQKPAQAVNRDVVIGETITVAELANKMAVKGSQVIKAMMKMGAMATINQVIDQETAQLVAEELGHKVILRRENELEEAVMSDRDMGAQAEPRAPVVTIMGHVDHGKTSLLDYIRSTKVASGEAGGITQHIGAYHVQTDNGMITFLDTPGHAAFTAMRARGAQATDIVVLVVAADDGVMPQTIEAIQHAKAAKVPVVVAVNKIDKPEADPDRVKNELAQYGIIPEEWGGDCQFVHVSAKAGTGIDELLDAILLQSEVLELKAVRSGMASGVVIESFLDKGRGPVATVLVREGTLHKGDIVLCGFEYGRVRAMRNELNQEVTEAGPSIPVEILGMSGVPAAGDEVTVVRDEKKAREVALYRQGKFREVKLARQQKAKLENMFANMTEGDVSEVNIVLKADVQGSVEAITDSLLKLSTDEVKVKIVGSGVGGITETDATLAAASNAILVGFNVRADASARRVIEAENLDLRYYSVIYNLIDEVKAAMSGMLAPEYKQEIIGLAEVRDVFKSPKFGAIAGCMVTEGVVKRHNPIRVLRDNVVIYEGELESLRRFKDDVNEVRNGMECGIGVKNYNDVRTGDVIEVFEVIEVQRTIA, encoded by the coding sequence ATGACAGATGTAACCGTAAAATCGCTGGCTGCAGAGATCCAGACTTCCGTGGACCGCCTGGTACAGCAGTTTGCTGACGCTGGCATCCAGAAGTCAGTGGATGACTCTGTAACCGCACAAGAGAAACAGACCTTACTGGCACACCTGAACCGTGAACACCACTCAGGGCCGGATAAGTTGACTTTGCAGCGCAAAACGCGCAGTACTTTAAGCATTCCGGGTACCGGCGGGAAAAGTAAGTCGGTACAAATTGAAGTCCGCAAAAAACGCACCTTTGTAAAACGTGATCCGCAAGAAGCTGAACGCCTTGCTGCGGAAGAACAAGCGAAGCGTGAAGCGGAAGAGAAGGCCCAGCGTGAAGCAGAGGAAGCTGCTAAACGTCAGGCGCAGGAAAAAGCGCAACGTGAAGCTGAAGAGAAGGCCCAACGTGAAGCCGCTGAAAAAGCAAAACGTGAAGCTGCGGAAAAAAACAAAGTGAGCAATAAACAAACTGACGAAGTAAACCAGAACGCCACCAGCGAGAAAGCGCGTCGCGAAGCCGAAGCCGCAGAGCTGAAGCGTAAGGCGGAAGAAGAAGCTCGTCGTAAGCTGGAAGAAGAAGCCCGCCGCGTTGCTGAAGAAGCGCGCCGCATGGCAGAAGAAAACTCAGCAACCTGGACTGAGACCAGCGACGTGACCGAAGAAGCCGGTGACTACCACGTGACCACTTCCCAGCACGCGCGCCAGGCGGAAGACGACAACGACCGTGAAGTTGAAGGTGGCCGTGGCCGTACCCGCAATACCAAAGCGCCGCGTCCGAAGAAGAGCAACAAACACGCTGAATCCAAAGCTGACCGTGAAGAAGCCCGTGCGGCAGTACGCGGCGGCAAAGGCGGCAAGCGTAAAGGCAGCGCACTGCAGCAGGGCTTCCAGAAGCCGGCGCAGGCTGTTAACCGTGACGTTGTGATTGGTGAAACCATCACCGTTGCCGAACTTGCCAACAAAATGGCGGTGAAAGGCTCCCAGGTCATCAAAGCGATGATGAAAATGGGCGCTATGGCCACCATCAACCAGGTTATCGACCAGGAAACGGCACAGCTGGTAGCGGAAGAGCTGGGTCACAAAGTGATTCTGCGCCGTGAAAACGAGCTGGAAGAAGCAGTAATGAGCGACCGTGATATGGGCGCTCAGGCTGAACCGCGTGCACCGGTTGTGACCATTATGGGCCACGTTGACCACGGTAAAACCTCACTGCTGGACTACATCCGCTCCACGAAAGTCGCCTCTGGCGAAGCGGGCGGCATTACCCAGCATATCGGTGCGTACCACGTACAGACCGACAACGGCATGATCACCTTCCTGGATACCCCGGGGCACGCCGCGTTTACCGCTATGCGTGCTCGTGGTGCTCAGGCGACCGATATCGTTGTGCTGGTTGTTGCCGCGGATGACGGCGTGATGCCGCAGACCATCGAAGCAATCCAGCACGCCAAAGCGGCGAAAGTGCCGGTTGTGGTTGCGGTGAACAAAATCGATAAGCCAGAAGCGGATCCGGATCGGGTTAAAAACGAACTGGCCCAGTACGGCATCATCCCGGAAGAGTGGGGTGGCGATTGCCAGTTTGTTCACGTTTCTGCGAAAGCCGGGACCGGTATCGACGAACTGCTGGATGCCATCCTGCTGCAGTCCGAAGTTCTGGAGCTGAAAGCAGTACGCAGCGGCATGGCCAGCGGTGTTGTGATCGAATCCTTCCTGGACAAAGGCCGTGGCCCTGTTGCTACCGTGCTGGTTCGCGAAGGTACGCTGCATAAAGGCGATATCGTCCTGTGCGGTTTCGAATACGGCCGCGTTCGTGCGATGCGTAACGAACTGAACCAGGAAGTGACCGAGGCTGGCCCGTCTATCCCGGTTGAGATCCTGGGTATGTCTGGTGTTCCGGCTGCCGGTGACGAAGTGACCGTGGTCCGTGACGAGAAAAAAGCCCGTGAAGTGGCACTGTATCGTCAGGGTAAATTCCGCGAAGTGAAACTGGCGCGTCAGCAGAAAGCGAAACTGGAAAACATGTTCGCTAACATGACTGAAGGCGACGTTTCTGAAGTGAACATCGTGCTGAAGGCAGACGTTCAGGGTTCTGTAGAAGCCATCACCGATTCTCTGCTGAAACTGTCTACTGACGAAGTGAAAGTGAAGATTGTCGGCTCCGGCGTTGGTGGGATCACCGAAACCGATGCGACCCTGGCTGCCGCGTCCAACGCGATTCTGGTGGGCTTCAACGTGCGTGCTGATGCCTCTGCGCGCCGCGTGATTGAGGCGGAAAACCTCGACCTGCGTTATTACTCCGTTATCTATAACCTGATTGACGAAGTAAAAGCCGCCATGAGCGGGATGCTGGCACCGGAATACAAACAGGAAATCATTGGTCTGGCTGAAGTGCGTGATGTATTTAAATCACCGAAATTCGGCGCGATTGCAGGCTGTATGGTTACCGAAGGCGTGGTTAAACGTCACAACCCGATCCGCGTACTGCGCGACAACGTGGTTATCTACGAAGGCGAGCTGGAATCCCTGCGTCGCTTCAAAGATGACGTTAACGAAGTCCGTAACGGCATGGAATGTGGTATCGGCGTGAAGAACTACAACGACGTTCGCACTGGCGATGTGATCGAAGTGTTCGAAGTTATCGAAGTTCAGCGCACCATTGCCTGA